From the genome of Roseivivax sp. THAF197b:
AAGAATTTCCTTGCGCGGGCCAAGATTCCGCAAACCCCGCCCCAACCAGCGCGGCAAACCGTCCCTTGGGGAAAGCCCCAACCCCGCTTGCATCGCCGCGTCCCAATCCATAGGTTCCGCGCAACTTCGGGAGACCGGGCTCGCGCCCGCCCTCACACCAACAAGGAGCCCCTCGATGGACGGCAACGCGCTGGCGCAATTCGTGCCCCTGATCCTCATCTTCGCGATCATGTATTTCCTTCTGATCCGCCCGCAGCAGAAGAAGATGAAAGAGCATCAGAAGATGGTCGAGAACCTGCGCCGGGGCGATCAGGTCGTCACGCAGGGCGGTCTCATCGGCAAGGTCGTGAAGGTCAAGGAAGGCAACGAGCTCGAAGTCGAGCTGTCCGAAGGCGTAAAGGTACGCGTCGTGCAGAACACCATCGCGCAGGTCATCTCGAAGACCGAGCCCGCCAACAGCTGATCCCCGCGATCCCGGGAGAGGGCCCGCCACGGCGCGGCCCATCCCCGACGCCCCTGCCCAAGAAAGCGCGACCATGCTTCAGATCGACACCTGGAAACGCGTCCTCATCCTCATGGTCGTGGCCTTCGGCGTCGTCTTCTCGGCGCCGAACCTCTTCTATGACCGGGTGGAGCAGCACAACGACGCCGTGACCGCCATCGAACGGCAGGGCGAAACCGAAGAGCGGCTGGCTGCGCAAGCGCAATGGCCGGACTGGCTGCCCGCCACCATCGTCAATCTGGGTCTCGATCTGCGCGGCGGCGCGCATCTACTGGCCGAAGTGCAGGTCGCGGATGTCTATGACGCCCGGCTCGAGGCGATGTGGCCCGAAGTGCGCGACACCCTGCGCCCCTTGCGCGACAGCGTGGGCACGATCCGTCTGCGCGACAACACGCCCGGCGAGTTGCGCGTGCGGATCGGCAACCCCGAAAATATGGGCGAGGCGCTGACCGCCGTGCGCGCTTTGGCCCAGCCCGTGGCCTCGGTTGCAGCCGCTGGCGCCACCGATATCGACGTTGCGGGCGAGGGCGATGAGCTGGTCGTGCGCCTGTCCGAGGCCGAACAGCGTGCCACGGACGACCGCACCGTGCGCCAGTCGCTCGAGATCATCCGCCGCCGCATCGACGAGGTCGGCACGCGGGAGCCCACGATCCAGCGCCAGGGCGCCGACCGGATCCTCATCCAGGTGCCCGGCATCGGCTCGGCGGCGGAACTCAAGGAAATCATCGGCACCACGGCGCAGCTGACCTTCCAACCGGTCGTGGGCCGCGCGAACGAGGGCTCGGAGCCCGGCATCGGCAACGAGGTCGTCCCGTCGCTCGACGAGGAGGGCGTCTTCTACGAGCTCGAACGCGCCCCCGTCGTCACCGGCGAGGAACTGGTCGACGCGCAGCCTGCCTTCGACCAAAACGGCCGACCGGCAGTGAATTTCCGCTTCAACACCTCCGGCGCGCGCAGCTTCGGCGATTACACGGCGGAGAATATCGGCAATCCCTTCGCCATCGTGCTCGATGACGAAGTGATCTCCGCCCCCGTGATCCAGAGCCACATTCCCGGCGGCTCGGGCATCATCACCGGCAATTTCACCGTCGAGGAATCAACCCAGCTGGCCGTGCTGCTGCGCGCAGGCGCGCTGCCTGCGGAGCTGACCTTTCTCGAGGAGCGCACGATCGGCCCCGAGCTTGGCCAGGACAGCATCGAGGCGGGCAAGATCGCCACGATGGTCGCCTTCGCCATGGTGCTCGTCTTCATGTTCGCGGCTTACGGGCTCTTCGGGCTCTTCGCCAACGTGGCGCTGATCCTGAACGTGGCGATGCTGTTTGCGGTCCTGTCGGTGATCGGCGCCACGCTGACCCTGCCGGGCATTGCGGGGATCGTGTTGACCGTCGGCATGGCAGTCGATGCCAACGTGCTGATCTTCGAGCGGATCCGCGAGGAGCTGAAGACCGCCAAAGGGCCCGCCCGCGCCATCGAGCGCGGCTACGAGAAGGCGCTCTCGGCCATCGTGGATGCCAATATCACCACGATGATCACCGCGATCATCCTTTTTGCCATGGGATCGGGCCCGGTGCGGGGCTTTGCCATCACGCTCGGCGTCGGCATCGTGACCTCGGTTTTCACCGCAATCTATGTCACCCGTCTCTTCGTCACCATGTGGTTCGAGCGCAAGCGCCCGAAGACCCTGACCGTCTGAGAAAGCGAAATCCATGCGCCTCAAGCTCGTTCGCGACGAAACCTCCTTCGATTTCTTCAGCCGCACCAAGCTGTGGCTGGGCATTTCGGCTGTCATGATGGCGATCGCCTTCGCCTCCTTCATCTTCCAGGGGCTGAATTTCGGCATCGATTTCCGGGGCGGCACGACGATCCGTACCGAAAGCGCCGAGCCCGTGGATGTGGGCGCCTACCGCGCAGCGCTGCAACAGCTCGAGCTAGGCGATATCGTCATTTCGGAGGTGTTCGATCCAAGCTTCGATGACGACCAGAACGTCGCCATGGTGCGGATCGCCGCGCAGGATGGCGCCGAGGCGGTCACGCCCGAGACGATCCAATCCGTGGAGGCCGCGTTGCAGAACGTGGCGCCCGATATATCGTTTACGTCGGTCGAATCCGTCGGTCCAAAAGTGTCGGGCGAACTGATCCAGACCGCGATCATCGCGGTGCTTTTGGCCATCGGCGCAGTGCTCGTCTATATCTGGCTGCGGTTTGAATGGCAGTTCGCCCTGGGGGCCGTGGCAGCCCTCGTGCATGACGTGCTTCTGACGATCGGCATCTTTTCGGAGCTGCGCATCCAGTTCGACCTGGCGATTATCGCCGCACTTCTGACCATCGTGGGCTATTCGCTGAACGACACCGTGGT
Proteins encoded in this window:
- the yajC gene encoding preprotein translocase subunit YajC, translated to MDGNALAQFVPLILIFAIMYFLLIRPQQKKMKEHQKMVENLRRGDQVVTQGGLIGKVVKVKEGNELEVELSEGVKVRVVQNTIAQVISKTEPANS
- the secD gene encoding protein translocase subunit SecD — translated: MLQIDTWKRVLILMVVAFGVVFSAPNLFYDRVEQHNDAVTAIERQGETEERLAAQAQWPDWLPATIVNLGLDLRGGAHLLAEVQVADVYDARLEAMWPEVRDTLRPLRDSVGTIRLRDNTPGELRVRIGNPENMGEALTAVRALAQPVASVAAAGATDIDVAGEGDELVVRLSEAEQRATDDRTVRQSLEIIRRRIDEVGTREPTIQRQGADRILIQVPGIGSAAELKEIIGTTAQLTFQPVVGRANEGSEPGIGNEVVPSLDEEGVFYELERAPVVTGEELVDAQPAFDQNGRPAVNFRFNTSGARSFGDYTAENIGNPFAIVLDDEVISAPVIQSHIPGGSGIITGNFTVEESTQLAVLLRAGALPAELTFLEERTIGPELGQDSIEAGKIATMVAFAMVLVFMFAAYGLFGLFANVALILNVAMLFAVLSVIGATLTLPGIAGIVLTVGMAVDANVLIFERIREELKTAKGPARAIERGYEKALSAIVDANITTMITAIILFAMGSGPVRGFAITLGVGIVTSVFTAIYVTRLFVTMWFERKRPKTLTV
- the secF gene encoding protein translocase subunit SecF, with protein sequence MRLKLVRDETSFDFFSRTKLWLGISAVMMAIAFASFIFQGLNFGIDFRGGTTIRTESAEPVDVGAYRAALQQLELGDIVISEVFDPSFDDDQNVAMVRIAAQDGAEAVTPETIQSVEAALQNVAPDISFTSVESVGPKVSGELIQTAIIAVLLAIGAVLVYIWLRFEWQFALGAVAALVHDVLLTIGIFSELRIQFDLAIIAALLTIVGYSLNDTVVVFDRVRENLIKYKKRDLKEVLNISINETLSRTLMTSMTTLLALIALFVLGGDVIRGFVFAMIWGVIVGTYSSIFVASALLYRLGVKRDWDKPDAGAGTQFADIDA